The Naumovozyma dairenensis CBS 421 chromosome 8, complete genome genomic sequence AAGATATTGGGAAGCACATAACGTCTCGTCAATTCGTATACCCCATAAGCAATTCCTGCAGTAGCTGTAGCCATAACGAAGTAATCTTTCCAATCCCTACGAGGTATTGGTGGTGGTATGgcttcataataataagaagaagaagagttcccttcatcatcattttcgtTTCTTTTCCTACGGCCAATGTCATTACCCACAGATAATGGAATACCATTAGAATCCCGAGAATCTCTCAATGCAagttcaatttcatcattattgagacctttattttgtaagaattcaatttttttagaAAGTGGAGCATCTTTCACGCTTGAATCCTTTAAGAAGGAGACCGCTGAGGAGTATAAATCTCTCCTACTACTTTCACTGGTGATCGTGGTTTCTGATCCCATCTtcctctttttctttatagtATTGGTATGTTCCTTTGGGTTCTCTCTTGTTGTAGTTGTTGTAGTAGTTGCAGTTGAAGTGCTTTTCCTTTAAAGAATTGTCTCGATAAGTTATTATAGAGACAAAATACATATGGAAAACCGATTTAGATAAAGAACAACAGGTGTAATTGGTGGATAAccatgatgatgaaaaagGCTGACGATGCTGTTAATGAGTAAAACAATTTGAGATAGTGATCAATTTTGAATGGaacaattgaagaaactaTTGGAAAAAGAACAATCGTATAGTATAATACTGCTGCTAGATGTGAAAAATTCTGGGTTGAATGATGGTTtcctttttgaaaatgCAATGAGATTCTTACCATTAGAATGGCAAGCACAGGTGTTAAGGAAGAAACTGCAACAAGATAAATTCACAGCATTATCAAATAAGCTTTTACAATTATTTGGATGCTCCATTGCTACTGGGTTGTACCCAGATGAAATCTCTTTCCAATACGAGACATTTGGGAAGCCCATCTTGAAAGGATTCGATAATATTTCGTTTAATATGTCTAATGGACAAGAATTTACATCGATGTGTTTACTGAAAGATGCTTTTTGTAATGGAATAATAAACCAAGTTGGCATAGATATGGCCTCAATTTATGACACAACGGGAAATGAAGATGAGATCTTGGATGTAGATGCTTTCAAAGGTATATTCCATAAGGATGAATTGCCAACATTCAAGAATTGTTCCACTGAAAAATTAGGAGAATTATTTACTTACTATTGGTCGTTAAAAGAATGTTATACCAAGTTCACAGGAACTGGTCTTAACTATGATTTAACAAAGATAAATATGGGTGAGATTCTAGATTATGATGATTCAGACGAGAAAGTCACTAAACGAAGAATACAACAACGAGACGTAACATTTTATTCCAAATGGATAAATAACgatagaaaagaaatagtCACAATCTGTAGTTTCGAAGGAAGTTTCATTAAACCAAGAATATTTACTTTAAAACTTGCAAATATTTTAGAGTACTTTGAATCTATCAAAACTTGTAAGTAATTTCTGCTTAGTCTATATGTGTTTATTGTCTATAAATATGCGAAGCATTACATGTACAAAAATCCacacattattattattttcttttgagaAGAATTATGTAAAGGATATTGaacaaatattattcattacTGTCTGTTTATTGATGTTAACTCTGAAGAAATGCTACTAGGAATGCATAGTACTCCATCAAAGGAGCcatcaattaatttcaatgcAGCAATGCCTAAACATGTATGATATAAATCCGgatcatcctcatcattTTTACTAAACCCGCCAATAATTGTGTTTTGTGTCCTTTCTAGAAGATATTTCTTTGCCAATGAAGTATCACATAAATCTTTCCAATGGATTGGCTCCAgtattttcaatgaatttaagCACCAAAACACATAACATGTGTCACCGAATTTATTCTCTCGACCTTGGAAACCACCATGATCACATTCATCGTATGATGgattattttcattcataTATGACATAGACCCTTGATTAAAGATCTGTCTATGTAATAACCAtgttattgatttttctttgaagtCATCAGATAATTCTTCCTCATCAATACGATCAAGTAAATATAAAGCTGATAAAGCACAGGATGTGTATCCTGCATGAGGTTCTCCATATGTTCCATATCCTCCCATATCACATTGTTGCTCCTTAATATATCGCAACATCTTTTCCAcatcaatatattcattaaattgatttctttctttacaCCCACAAAGGTACAATATGGCTACGGCAATATAACAGAATCTCAAATCATTACTATCCACTGGTGAAGGCTCATTATTACTATACAACCTCAAAACTGAAACAAATGAACCATCTTTTGCATCCTGACATTTCGAAACAAACCTACAAACACTTTTACAATCTAAGACATTTGTGAAgaattctttatcatctaAAATCAAAAGAGTTAACAATGCGAAAAGAGTATTTGGTAAAGTAATAGTGGTAACACCATTGATAGCCATAGTTTTTGAACCTATGAATCCAGAtatgttttcatttttcaaataatgagaGCGAATCCAATGTATAgtgttcttcttcttgtatGTTATGATAGATGATGGATCCAAGGAGCTAAGTGTTTCAATGGCATAGAATATGATGGCCATTCGATTGACatcttgattttgatgAGTTGAGGGAAGGAGATTCAAATGTCTTGTTACAAACTTGACATGTTTTTCAAGGATCTTGGTTGGGAACATTGCACCAAGCACAAGCTGggattatatatttgttgtGGTGGGcaaaaagaaagaacaaattATATGTAATAGCACTATTAGCAATATTCCATCAAGAATATGATGCATTGATGGTTTGAAGTTTATTATCATTGGCATTTCTCttgaagaaagagaaaaaagaTATGCGCAAGCCGGGAATCGAACCCGGGGCCCAACGATGGCAACGTTGGATTTTACCACTAAACCACCTGCGCTTGTTTCTTGTGTTTTTTAGAAAACAGCCACCTTTTTGTCTCGCAGTATCagttttttcaaaaaaaatttcgaataaaaaggaaaacaCGATGAATGAGGACCATAAAGATCAAAGGGGGGAAACTCAAGCTATAATTTTGGCTTTTCTGCTGCATTTCAGTTAGAAGCAAAGTATTTTCATCGAATTTGGGTTAATATTCTCCATTTAGGCTTATCTTTTCAGTCTTGTTTCATtcttattgttatttttttttctgaAATAGAAAATTTTGCTGAGTGTTGAATTGAAACTAGACCAGGGcaaagaattaattaataacaGAACAACGAAAGCAAGAATGAAAGACATAAAAAAAAGGGTGCAAAAACTTCAcgttttattatcttcgTAGGAACAAAAAGGCCCCTTTGGATAAAAACTTCTGCCGACAGAAAAACCCGGTGCTATTGAAAGCCTCCCTTTCAAATAAGTCTGTCATTTATCGTCTTTGTTGCCAAGCGATCAATCGATTGTCCCATTTTTGCAATACGAATTAGTACAGTCGTTGTTACCGGTGAAAGTCGCTTAACAAAAATAGCCGGGcaaaagttttcaaatttgttAACCCTTTACTTTTGGCCActtaaaaaatttaataagaGTCCATAACccttttttatttggaaTTCATGATATCACACCTTccttatataattttttaagCGCTAGGTAAGGATTCTAAAATAAATCATACTGTGACACAGTGTACGTGTTGAATTGAAACGAGACCAGGacaaagaattaattaataacaGAACAGAATGTTTAGCTAGAGTAACGTAAAAAACCTGGCACCATCTCTATAACTCAAGATGGTTCTTTCAAGATACAGAGAACCATTTTGGTGAGGCCTACTGACCTCATAATAATACTTCCAAACAAATCAGGTGAAAAAATCAGAGCAGACTAATTTCTTTCCAAGGTTTTTAGCTCAAGTACATAAAATGCAAACCGTAATTTATTTACCGAttcaaaaaggaaaaggcCACCAGGTGataaacttttcaaatatttatatatattagtATCGTTTGTGCGTTTTAGCCTCAAAATTTACCCTAAATTATTTTAATAGTTCGAAGAAAAACTAATTTTTTACAGTTTATGTATTGACcgttatttttattatttcgaCCCTCCCCCTGGTTGTTTTCGCCCTAACTTGACGTGTAACAAGGAAATTTGCCATTAGCGGCGGTATCAAAATCGCATATATTTATTCACGCACCGAAAAATTACTCCGAAACACTTACTAAGGTGTACTTCGTACGTACGCAGTTAAataagtaagtaagtaagtaagtaagtaacAGCCACTTTTAGAGGTGCATTTCATTGAGCAATTATCAACAACTGACAACCAACGAACAACAACTACTGTATGTATATCTCTCTTGTACGTACGTGAAGGGTACCTGATTTTTGGCTTGTATCGGATGCAGTTGCTTAGATCGTATGTAACAAGGAAACACTGCGCACGTTGTAGACATTTCTTCCGATAGAGGCTACATGGAATATAATCGAAAATTTAGAGATAACTCTGACTTCGCACAATTCTTGTTTTAAAGGCAAGCAGGATCTTTTTTCatccattttctttcacTAAGTTAATCTAAACTAGACTGCTCTGCTAGTTGGTCATAATCTCAGGTATAAATATAGGTTGGCTTTCAGCTGTTGTTGCCGctgtttctttcttcttttttctaGGAATTAAGCCCCCTTGGTGCTGCTGCTAAAGAGTTCTCGATACGAGGAGGCTAGACAATAAGTAtaaaatgaagatgattcCTCAAGTCATGCCAAACACAatcttatttaaaagaCATGAAGGTCATAATCACTCTGAGGGGGGCGCTGGTACCGGTACTCATTTCGCAAACATTCAATATGGTTACTACGTCCTCGGAGTTTCCCTCTTTTACATCGTTATCTTATCATTTTTACAGTATTTCaatattcatttgaaaaatagaatgaaattgaactcttctaaaatattaagATGGGCCATCTCATTCAATCCCTTCTTCCATCttttcataataatgatactaGTAATGGTCCCCTTCTATTCGGGGAAATACCCTGCTACAAAAGTGGTTCAGGTATACCTAAAGAGAGCAGGTAGACTAAGTTACGTCTTAGTTACCATGAATCTTTTACTGAATTTCAGAGTTCATAAATGGTTCAACTATGTCGATTTGGTACCGTTACATAAATGGTTATCCAGATTCTTAGCATTATTTGCAATAATTCATAGTATCGGATACTTCGTTAGATGGACAGTGGTGAAACGTTACAGTTTGGCTGCTCAATGTAAAAAACCTTTGAATTTAGTAGGTATCATACTTTTCGGTTTCATAATCCTTTTAATTGGTGCATCAACAAAACCATTTAGAAGATGGAATTATAAAGCATTTTATATCATTCATAATCTCATGAATTTATGCTTCATTATAATGACTCCAATACATGCAAGACCAGGTGTCATGTTCCCATTCTTAATTATCAACGTCTGCCTATTATTCATTCAAAACGTTATGAAACTTTTATATGTGAAAAGAATCTttatagaaaagaaagtaaCATCAGATGAAACAAATTTGACCTTAGTCCAAATCCCAAGAAGTTCCATTCCCACTGCTAATTTCCCATTGACCACTCATATCAGAATAGCCgaatgtaataatattctaaaCCCATTCTTTTGGATATACCCATCACATCCATATTCTATCGCAAGCGTCTCCACTGATCCATACATTGATCTCATTATTTCTGAATCTAGATtcaaattacaagaaaataaacaatacATAATGGTTGGCTTTTATGaacaaaattcaaaaatccCTGAAACCTTTTATAACCCAACTgtaaataagaaaattgcCATTGTGGTTGGTGGTTCAGGAATATCATTCGGATTACCAATCTTCACATACTTGACACAATCACTCTCGCAAAATGACAATGTCGATCAAAGCCAGATGGACTCTATAGAGGAATGTAAATTAATTTGGTTAATTAGAGATGTAGCTCAATTGGAAATAGTGgaagattatttaaatgCAAGATTTAGAAACTTACCTAAGAAATCTCAACTTCTAATCTATATTTCTAAATCAAAATCTCGTagtgaaaataatgatatggAAATCGAAATGGATTCCCTAATGAGAGGTTCAGATCAAATTAACGACGATGATAACAATGACAATGACAATGACAATGACAATGACAATGACGGTTGTTCAGAAGATAGTAAAAATAGtaaaaatgatataaatGGTCAAACTAGGGAAATTATTAAGTTGAAAAAATCCATCCATTTTAAaagattcaatttcattgatgatttaaGTAGCATGgcttcaaataataatgattataTGAAAGGTAATGAAAATTGGTTGTTTTGTTGCGGACctgataaattaaatagAGATGCTAAGGATTTTGCAAacaaaaattcaattaattatatcTCTGAATCATATGGATTTTAATACAACTCGAAGAAACTTCTAGTtctataaaatatatacaaatTGCTCAAATCGTAGTcatgtaataatattctatataataataataaacttaATTGATACTCtatgatattttatataactttctttgtaatgatatattaaactagtttatttgtttttcatGTATAAGCATATATCTGCAGTATAATGGCatataaattaatttataACATTAAAACGAAATCCTGTAGGAAGCAATCTCAAATGGTCTTAAAGTAATtggaatttcaaatatatccTTTT encodes the following:
- the LYS5 gene encoding holo-[acyl-carrier-protein] synthase (similar to Saccharomyces cerevisiae LYS5 (YGL154C); ancestral locus Anc_2.314); this encodes MEQLKKLLEKEQSYSIILLLDVKNSGLNDGFLFENAMRFLPLEWQAQVLRKKLQQDKFTALSNKLLQLFGCSIATGLYPDEISFQYETFGKPILKGFDNISFNMSNGQEFTSMCLLKDAFCNGIINQVGIDMASIYDTTGNEDEILDVDAFKGIFHKDELPTFKNCSTEKLGELFTYYWSLKECYTKFTGTGLNYDLTKINMGEILDYDDSDEKVTKRRIQQRDVTFYSKWINNDRKEIVTICSFEGSFIKPRIFTLKLANILEYFESIKTCK
- the CDC43 gene encoding protein geranylgeranyltransferase type I subunit CDC43 (similar to Saccharomyces cerevisiae CDC43 (YGL155W); ancestral locus Anc_2.312), coding for MFPTKILEKHVKFVTRHLNLLPSTHQNQDVNRMAIIFYAIETLSSLDPSSIITYKKKNTIHWIRSHYLKNENISGFIGSKTMAINGVTTITLPNTLFALLTLLILDDKEFFTNVLDCKSVCRFVSKCQDAKDGSFVSVLRLYSNNEPSPVDSNDLRFCYIAVAILYLCGCKERNQFNEYIDVEKMLRYIKEQQCDMGGYGTYGEPHAGYTSCALSALYLLDRIDEEELSDDFKEKSITWLLHRQIFNQGSMSYMNENNPSYDECDHGGFQGRENKFGDTCYVFWCLNSLKILEPIHWKDLCDTSLAKKYLLERTQNTIIGGFSKNDEDDPDLYHTCLGIAALKLIDGSFDGVLCIPSSISSELTSINRQ
- the AIM14 gene encoding putative metalloreductase (similar to Saccharomyces cerevisiae YGL160W; ancestral locus Anc_1.379) codes for the protein MKMIPQVMPNTILFKRHEGHNHSEGGAGTGTHFANIQYGYYVLGVSLFYIVILSFLQYFNIHLKNRMKLNSSKILRWAISFNPFFHLFIIMILVMVPFYSGKYPATKVVQVYLKRAGRLSYVLVTMNLLLNFRVHKWFNYVDLVPLHKWLSRFLALFAIIHSIGYFVRWTVVKRYSLAAQCKKPLNLVGIILFGFIILLIGASTKPFRRWNYKAFYIIHNLMNLCFIIMTPIHARPGVMFPFLIINVCLLFIQNVMKLLYVKRIFIEKKVTSDETNLTLVQIPRSSIPTANFPLTTHIRIAECNNILNPFFWIYPSHPYSIASVSTDPYIDLIISESRFKLQENKQYIMVGFYEQNSKIPETFYNPTVNKKIAIVVGGSGISFGLPIFTYLTQSLSQNDNVDQSQMDSIEECKLIWLIRDVAQLEIVEDYLNARFRNLPKKSQLLIYISKSKSRSENNDMEIEMDSLMRGSDQINDDDNNDNDNDNDNDNDGCSEDSKNSKNDINGQTREIIKLKKSIHFKRFNFIDDLSSMASNNNDYMKGNENWLFCCGPDKLNRDAKDFANKNSINYISESYGF